The Thermodesulfobacteriota bacterium genome has a segment encoding these proteins:
- a CDS encoding transglutaminase-like domain-containing protein — MERETNLRFLLPTAIIDSHHPSVIGFAKEVIGSSKDPVEMAVKLYLAVRDGIRYDPYSPFYLPEHYRASFVLKRGRSFCVPKASLLCALGRACGIPSRVGLATVRNHLATQQLLDFLGTDLFVSHGFVEFYLEGKWVKATPAFNRELCLRHKVVPLEFNGREDSLFQPYNLEKQKFMEYVRLEGIYEDIPVEHILAEWKAAYGEERVNRWIKRFEEGSHPLRDFETEDVINP, encoded by the coding sequence ATGGAACGAGAGACAAACCTCCGTTTTCTCCTCCCCACCGCGATCATCGACAGTCACCACCCGAGCGTCATCGGATTCGCCAAGGAGGTGATCGGGTCGTCAAAGGACCCGGTGGAGATGGCGGTCAAGCTCTACCTGGCGGTCCGGGACGGTATTCGGTACGACCCCTATTCTCCTTTCTATCTCCCGGAGCATTACCGGGCCAGTTTTGTCCTCAAAAGGGGCAGAAGCTTCTGCGTGCCCAAGGCGTCCCTCCTCTGCGCCCTCGGAAGGGCCTGCGGCATCCCCTCCCGGGTCGGTCTGGCGACCGTTCGAAACCACCTCGCCACCCAACAGCTCCTTGATTTCCTCGGGACGGACCTCTTCGTCTCGCACGGATTTGTGGAGTTCTATCTTGAGGGGAAGTGGGTCAAAGCCACCCCGGCCTTCAATCGGGAGCTCTGTCTGAGACACAAGGTGGTCCCTCTTGAATTCAATGGCCGAGAAGACTCGCTCTTTCAGCCCTACAATCTCGAGAAGCAGAAGTTTATGGAATATGTGAGGCTGGAAGGGATCTACGAGGACATCCCCGTGGAACATATCCTTGCGGAATGGAAAGCCGCTTATGGCGAAGAGCGGGTCAATCGATGGATCAAACGGTTCGAGGAGGGCTCGCACCCCCTTCGGGACTTTGAGACCGAGGACGTGATCAACCCGTGA
- the amrB gene encoding AmmeMemoRadiSam system protein B: MSGETLVCLQDPFHISDKTLFLPPSLFFVVSLFDGRHSILDIQAEYLRRFGELLYREKIEELIHQLDETLFLEGERFEQVQRQIEQAFREAPVREAIFAGKSYERDPGRLKAQLSSYFTDPDGPGPLSKGEEKRKVKGVIAPHIDFQRGGTCYAFAHRELWNSPLPDCFVLFGTAHGPMDQPFALTRKTFLTPLGPLEVDRELIEAIQSRYPEDLFRNEGAHRTEHSIEFQCVFLRYLFPEPTPLRIVPILSGSVHEAIEKGISPWELMPVRKFLEALSESVASLKREVCYLASADLAHVGPQFGDPEGIGEGGLYLLERADLEMLGQAERMEAEGFYSTVAREGDRRRICGLPAIYGMLKVMEAEKGRLLKYGQAYTPETKSVVTFASLVFYGGGA, from the coding sequence ATGTCCGGGGAGACGCTGGTTTGCCTGCAAGACCCCTTCCACATCAGCGACAAAACCCTCTTCCTTCCGCCTTCCCTATTTTTCGTGGTCTCCCTCTTTGACGGTCGGCATTCCATCCTCGACATCCAAGCCGAATACCTGAGAAGGTTCGGGGAACTCCTCTATAGGGAGAAGATCGAGGAGCTCATCCATCAGCTCGACGAGACGCTCTTTCTCGAGGGCGAGCGGTTTGAACAGGTCCAGAGGCAGATCGAGCAGGCCTTCAGGGAGGCCCCGGTCCGGGAGGCGATCTTTGCCGGAAAGAGTTATGAGAGGGACCCGGGGAGGCTGAAGGCCCAGCTCTCCTCCTACTTCACCGATCCCGATGGCCCCGGCCCGCTCTCGAAGGGCGAGGAGAAGCGAAAGGTGAAGGGGGTGATCGCTCCCCATATCGATTTTCAACGGGGGGGGACCTGTTATGCCTTCGCCCATCGCGAGCTCTGGAACAGTCCCCTTCCAGATTGTTTCGTCCTCTTCGGAACGGCTCACGGGCCGATGGATCAGCCCTTTGCGCTGACCCGCAAAACCTTTCTCACCCCCCTCGGCCCTCTCGAAGTGGATCGTGAGCTGATCGAGGCCATCCAGTCCCGCTATCCCGAGGACTTGTTCCGAAACGAGGGGGCCCATCGAACGGAACACTCCATCGAATTTCAATGCGTCTTTCTCCGGTACCTCTTTCCTGAACCCACCCCCTTAAGGATCGTGCCCATCCTGAGCGGGTCGGTCCACGAGGCGATCGAGAAAGGAATCTCGCCTTGGGAACTGATGCCGGTTCGGAAATTCCTTGAGGCGTTGAGCGAGTCGGTCGCCTCCCTTAAACGCGAGGTCTGTTATCTTGCCAGCGCCGACCTGGCCCATGTGGGACCTCAATTCGGAGATCCCGAAGGGATCGGGGAGGGGGGGCTCTACCTCCTCGAAAGGGCAGACCTGGAGATGCTCGGCCAGGCGGAAAGGATGGAGGCAGAGGGTTTCTACTCTACCGTGGCGAGGGAAGGGGACCGGAGGCGGATCTGTGGGCTGCCGGCCATCTATGGGATGCTCAAAGTGATGGAGGCAGAAAAGGGAAGGCTTCTCAAATACGGGCAGGCCTATACGCCGGAGACGAAATCCGTCGTCACCTTTGCCAGCCTGGTCTTCTATGGGGGAGGGGCTTAA